A DNA window from Streptomyces asoensis contains the following coding sequences:
- a CDS encoding ATP-binding protein, which translates to MRDGTPSTRDFGQQLRNLRVRAALSQEALSHAAGVSVRALADMERGRTRGPQRRTVQALAEALGLDDAEAAGLEQSAAAGRPRPKAATAPSGSGVLGLPRDIRDFTARGPALDRLLELADDAGTDGPAVTVVAGQPGLGKTAFAVHAAHRLAPQFPDGQFALDLHGMDPEPATPRDALARLLGAVGVADAAIPSGTDDRAGLWRALAGERRMLLLLDNAAGEDQVGPLLPATGPSLTIVTSRHALAGLESVHRIDLALLRREEAVELLTRIIGPARVRAEAQAARDLADLCGHLPLAVRIAGQRLLSRPHERLSKLVDRLTAEGRRLDGLQAGNLQVRAAFALSYRQLPDGSRTLLRRAALAAGADFSPGTAALLAGSTYDEAVARAEELTDAGLLQSAPDAERYRFHDLLRLYAAELVDTEDGPEVRAAALARTADRILRRATAAALHFDVDHEQNASHLDPGPGQAPTGRDEARAWLEAERAQWLAALRQAYDAGHYRQVLDAARAMHWFSDLNQHWEQWVEVFRHSSDAARALGSRQEEAVHLNYLAWAYNLCVHDPHAALTAADGALTAARECADELEQGWALGYAAGALYRLGRPEEAMERLREAVRCLGSQESPQGRLAELTTLNTLGTLLRHTGRAAEALDVHRRSERICRAGVPGRTDELIALYLAVVRQQIGNDLAALERWDEAETPLRQALAAFDEAQMPVWSEQARLDLGQVLGAMGHPEARATLLTARDALAELRSPRRTEAAEALAALGEAGAGADTADRVGRRP; encoded by the coding sequence GTGCGCGACGGCACGCCTTCCACCAGGGACTTCGGGCAGCAGCTGCGGAATCTGAGGGTCCGGGCCGCACTGAGCCAGGAGGCGCTGTCGCACGCGGCCGGGGTGAGTGTCAGGGCCCTAGCCGACATGGAGCGCGGGCGCACCCGGGGGCCGCAGCGCCGCACCGTGCAGGCGCTGGCCGAGGCACTGGGGCTGGACGACGCCGAGGCGGCGGGCCTGGAACAGTCCGCCGCCGCGGGGCGCCCGCGTCCCAAGGCCGCCACGGCACCCTCCGGCTCCGGCGTCCTGGGCCTGCCGCGCGACATCCGCGACTTCACCGCGCGTGGCCCGGCCCTGGACCGGCTGCTGGAACTGGCGGACGACGCCGGGACGGACGGTCCGGCGGTCACCGTGGTCGCCGGTCAACCCGGCCTGGGCAAGACAGCGTTCGCGGTGCACGCCGCACATCGGCTCGCCCCGCAGTTCCCGGACGGGCAGTTCGCCCTGGACCTGCACGGCATGGATCCGGAGCCGGCCACCCCGCGGGACGCGCTGGCACGGCTGCTGGGTGCGGTGGGGGTGGCCGACGCGGCGATCCCGTCCGGCACCGACGACCGCGCCGGACTGTGGCGTGCCCTGGCCGGTGAGCGGCGCATGCTCCTGCTGCTGGACAACGCCGCCGGAGAGGACCAGGTCGGTCCGCTTCTGCCGGCCACCGGCCCGTCGCTGACGATCGTCACCAGCCGCCACGCCCTGGCGGGTCTGGAGTCCGTCCACCGCATCGATCTCGCCCTGCTGCGGCGCGAGGAGGCCGTGGAGCTCCTCACCCGCATCATCGGCCCCGCCCGGGTCCGGGCCGAGGCGCAGGCCGCACGCGACCTCGCCGACCTGTGCGGACACCTTCCCCTTGCCGTACGGATCGCCGGCCAGCGGCTGCTGAGCCGGCCCCACGAACGCCTCTCCAAGCTCGTCGACCGTCTCACCGCCGAGGGCCGCCGACTGGACGGCCTCCAGGCCGGGAACCTCCAGGTGCGTGCCGCCTTCGCGCTGTCCTACCGGCAACTTCCGGACGGATCACGGACCTTGCTGCGCCGGGCCGCACTGGCCGCGGGAGCGGACTTCAGTCCCGGGACCGCCGCGCTCCTGGCCGGCTCGACCTACGACGAGGCGGTCGCCCGCGCGGAGGAACTGACCGACGCGGGGCTCCTCCAGAGCGCGCCGGACGCCGAGCGGTACCGCTTCCACGATCTGCTCCGGCTCTACGCGGCCGAGCTGGTCGACACCGAGGACGGTCCCGAGGTCCGTGCCGCCGCCCTCGCACGGACCGCGGACCGGATCCTGCGCCGGGCCACCGCCGCCGCGCTCCACTTCGACGTCGACCACGAGCAGAACGCCTCTCACCTGGATCCCGGCCCCGGCCAGGCGCCCACCGGCCGGGACGAGGCACGGGCCTGGCTGGAGGCCGAGCGGGCCCAGTGGCTCGCCGCCCTGCGCCAGGCGTACGACGCGGGCCACTACCGGCAGGTGCTGGACGCGGCGCGGGCGATGCACTGGTTCTCCGACCTCAACCAGCACTGGGAACAGTGGGTGGAGGTCTTCCGGCACTCTTCCGACGCCGCCCGCGCTCTGGGCAGCAGGCAGGAGGAGGCCGTCCACCTCAACTACCTCGCCTGGGCCTACAACCTCTGCGTGCACGACCCGCACGCCGCGCTGACCGCCGCCGACGGCGCGCTGACGGCGGCCCGCGAGTGCGCGGACGAGCTCGAACAGGGCTGGGCGCTCGGCTACGCCGCGGGCGCCCTGTACCGGTTGGGCCGCCCGGAGGAGGCCATGGAGCGCCTGCGCGAGGCGGTGCGCTGCCTTGGCTCGCAGGAGTCTCCACAGGGCCGGCTGGCCGAGCTGACCACCTTGAACACGCTCGGCACGCTCCTGCGCCACACGGGCCGGGCGGCCGAGGCGCTCGACGTCCACCGCCGCAGTGAGCGGATCTGCCGTGCGGGAGTGCCGGGGCGCACGGACGAGCTCATCGCCCTCTACCTCGCCGTCGTCCGGCAGCAGATCGGCAACGACCTCGCCGCCCTCGAACGATGGGACGAGGCCGAGACACCGCTGCGGCAGGCTCTCGCCGCCTTCGACGAGGCACAGATGCCGGTGTGGTCGGAGCAGGCCCGGCTCGACCTGGGGCAGGTGCTGGGCGCCATGGGGCATCCCGAGGCGCGTGCCACACTGCTCACCGCACGCGACGCCCTCGCCGAGCTGAGAAGCCCGCGCCGGACCGAGGCCGCCGAGGCTCTCGCCGCACTGGGCGAGGCCGGTGCGGGTGCCGACACCGCCGACCGGGTCGGCCGCCGCCCGTAG
- a CDS encoding fic family toxin-antitoxin system, toxin component: MDLHIDVPWILQVAEAAGADDPAPDDYGVPVSAVARHRAELFEQPVYDGPYAKAAALMHTLGRCRWLERSNLAVAAASGVMYLEAAGITVKPAREDVVALRDLLLDPACTAGRIAALLRGWPTAS; the protein is encoded by the coding sequence ATGGACCTGCACATCGACGTCCCCTGGATCCTCCAGGTCGCCGAGGCCGCCGGAGCCGACGACCCGGCCCCCGACGACTACGGCGTTCCTGTCTCGGCGGTCGCCCGCCACCGGGCCGAGCTGTTCGAGCAGCCCGTCTACGACGGCCCCTACGCCAAAGCCGCCGCCCTCATGCACACGCTGGGCCGCTGCCGCTGGCTGGAGCGCTCGAACCTGGCGGTCGCCGCCGCGTCGGGCGTCATGTACCTGGAAGCCGCCGGGATCACCGTGAAACCGGCCCGCGAGGACGTCGTCGCCCTCAGGGACCTGCTGCTCGACCCGGCCTGCACCGCAGGGCGGATCGCCGCCCTGCTGCGGGGCTGGCCCACCGCGAGCTGA
- a CDS encoding putative immunity protein: MAGDERAIELSKQDLRAVTAFAAACAETVLAVFEADQPGDSRPRAAVEAAWEFARGGERGKALRDTAWAALKAAGGAQTLAAGEAARAAMSAAAAAYLHPLAEATQVKHILGAAAHAAAAAETVAGRGPQAGAEHVGRAARRASPAVVHVLKRFPAAPGGGGRVGELMRILDDDLRSPARAE, translated from the coding sequence GTGGCAGGGGACGAGCGGGCGATCGAGCTGAGCAAGCAGGACCTTCGCGCGGTCACCGCGTTCGCCGCCGCCTGCGCGGAAACGGTGCTCGCGGTGTTCGAGGCCGATCAGCCCGGCGACTCCCGGCCCAGGGCGGCCGTCGAAGCCGCCTGGGAGTTCGCCCGCGGCGGTGAGCGGGGCAAGGCCCTTCGCGACACGGCGTGGGCGGCGCTCAAGGCGGCCGGCGGCGCGCAGACGCTCGCGGCGGGCGAGGCGGCGCGGGCGGCCATGTCCGCCGCGGCCGCCGCCTACCTGCATCCCCTGGCCGAGGCCACCCAGGTCAAACACATCCTCGGAGCCGCCGCTCACGCCGCCGCAGCGGCCGAGACCGTGGCCGGCCGAGGTCCGCAAGCGGGCGCCGAACACGTCGGGCGAGCCGCGCGCCGCGCGTCACCGGCCGTCGTGCACGTACTGAAGCGCTTCCCGGCGGCACCGGGCGGCGGAGGCCGGGTCGGTGAGCTGATGCGCATACTGGACGACGACCTTCGATCGCCCGCCCGCGCCGAATGA
- a CDS encoding sensor histidine kinase — translation MSAPSPAQQSGPTKPGFRHELYPYRGDAQFLSGTLDYIHEALEGGEAVVVAVPEDKVSLLRGELADEPAVTFVDTTTPGPNPGRLVGAWVAWMKEHGEGDRPVRGIGETAWREARSVAHLSELRYHEWLLNRAFARSSARSMLCPYDAADEDEEALRYLSRCHPLIRQDGHYVRNEGYLSAPDYPFDVLLAPCDPFQELTYTHGDLAAIRSKVAQCASDAGVTEEQQRKLAVAVTEIATNSIRHGGGSGTLRTWTQEQESAFVCEFRDAGYIPDPMAGRTRPTADQIGGRGLWLAHQLCDLVEIRSSQDKGTVIRLHTDVPRQG, via the coding sequence ATGAGCGCGCCGTCGCCTGCGCAGCAGTCCGGCCCGACGAAGCCCGGATTCCGCCACGAGCTCTACCCGTACCGCGGAGACGCGCAGTTCCTGTCGGGGACCCTGGACTACATCCACGAGGCCCTGGAAGGCGGCGAGGCCGTGGTCGTCGCCGTCCCCGAGGACAAGGTCTCGCTCCTGCGCGGCGAACTCGCCGACGAGCCCGCCGTCACCTTCGTCGACACCACCACACCCGGACCGAACCCGGGGCGTCTGGTGGGGGCCTGGGTGGCCTGGATGAAGGAGCACGGCGAGGGCGACAGGCCGGTCCGCGGCATCGGCGAGACGGCCTGGCGCGAGGCCCGCAGCGTCGCACACCTGTCCGAATTGCGCTATCACGAGTGGCTGCTGAACCGGGCCTTCGCGCGCAGCTCCGCCCGGTCCATGCTGTGCCCCTACGACGCGGCGGACGAGGACGAAGAGGCCCTGCGGTACCTGTCGCGCTGCCACCCGCTGATCCGTCAGGACGGCCACTACGTGCGCAACGAGGGCTACCTGAGCGCCCCGGACTACCCCTTCGACGTCCTGCTCGCCCCGTGCGATCCCTTCCAGGAGCTCACCTACACGCACGGTGACCTGGCCGCGATCCGTTCCAAGGTGGCCCAGTGCGCCTCGGACGCGGGCGTCACCGAGGAGCAGCAGCGCAAGCTCGCCGTCGCCGTCACGGAGATCGCCACCAACAGCATCCGCCACGGCGGGGGCAGCGGGACCCTGCGCACCTGGACCCAGGAGCAGGAGTCGGCGTTCGTGTGCGAGTTCCGCGACGCCGGCTACATCCCCGACCCGATGGCCGGGCGCACCCGCCCCACCGCCGACCAGATCGGCGGCCGCGGCCTGTGGCTCGCCCACCAGCTGTGCGACCTGGTCGAGATCCGCTCCAGCCAGGACAAGGGAACCGTGATCCGCCTGCACACCGACGTCCCCCGGCAGGGCTGA
- a CDS encoding DUF4232 domain-containing protein: MITTTHRTTLLAAVGTALALSLTACQGDSDATSSSSAAPAATVASTPAAAASTGGKGSGASDAAGSAGSADSTGSSGSQGSADSTGSAGSTGSAGEQVAASTPVCTAGDVRVTAARQDGPPYTHIVLTAKNTGGHSCRLKGFPHIQLLESHKQDVPAVAKSKPASPVVLAAGAPAYALVKLSDGGVDEDNEPVSAFSVMLEGDSTVIAVTAPGSEGIAADPAKALTGYWTPELRNGADDF; encoded by the coding sequence ATGATCACCACCACGCACCGCACCACGCTGCTCGCCGCCGTGGGCACGGCCCTCGCGCTGTCCCTCACGGCCTGCCAGGGCGACTCGGACGCCACGTCGTCCTCCTCGGCGGCCCCCGCGGCCACGGTCGCGTCCACCCCGGCGGCCGCCGCCTCGACGGGCGGCAAGGGATCGGGTGCGTCGGACGCGGCGGGTTCCGCCGGCTCGGCGGACTCCACGGGATCGAGCGGCTCGCAGGGATCCGCCGACTCGACCGGCTCGGCGGGCTCGACCGGTTCGGCCGGCGAGCAGGTCGCCGCCTCCACGCCTGTGTGCACAGCGGGAGACGTCCGCGTCACCGCCGCCCGGCAGGACGGGCCGCCGTACACCCACATCGTCCTGACCGCGAAGAACACCGGCGGTCACTCCTGCCGGCTGAAGGGCTTCCCGCACATCCAGCTGCTGGAGAGCCACAAGCAGGACGTCCCGGCCGTGGCCAAGAGCAAGCCGGCCTCACCGGTCGTGCTGGCGGCGGGCGCACCGGCCTACGCGCTGGTGAAGCTGTCGGACGGCGGTGTCGACGAGGACAACGAGCCCGTGTCGGCCTTCTCCGTCATGCTGGAGGGCGACTCGACGGTCATCGCCGTCACCGCGCCCGGCAGCGAGGGCATCGCGGCCGACCCGGCCAAGGCCCTCACCGGCTACTGGACCCCTGAACTCCGAAACGGCGCCGACGACTTCTGA
- a CDS encoding PIG-L deacetylase family protein: MHSSNRHSTGLSRRGLLAAGAATAATVAYQTGRASSASAAARPAVFYAPHQDDDAIGLAGSILEHKAAGRPVYLVLVSNGRNPDLAVRMNGDPCPLTQWSSPHPCAAGGRHGLSWPTDGTTKIVAARTAEFMASAKALGVDKVINFKVVDDGFSSTSAYNKLVDRIDAKVRALAAQYPGASHKFTAGWLEHTETHKACSDVAYRLMNDGTISDVRFNHVYAYERPRQDRADGAAYVLDIPAAHMKTKRKAMYAYNTWDPSRNLYALGYHSVPELLEAAHADPREFVHTLPSGYRPGKGN, translated from the coding sequence ATGCACAGCAGCAACCGGCACAGCACAGGGCTGTCCAGGCGCGGCCTCCTGGCCGCCGGAGCGGCCACCGCCGCCACCGTGGCCTACCAGACGGGCCGGGCCTCCTCGGCCTCGGCGGCCGCTCGACCGGCCGTCTTCTACGCCCCGCACCAGGACGACGACGCGATCGGCCTGGCCGGGTCGATCCTGGAGCACAAGGCGGCGGGCCGTCCCGTCTACCTCGTCCTGGTCAGCAACGGCCGCAACCCCGACCTGGCCGTGCGTATGAACGGCGACCCGTGCCCCCTGACCCAGTGGTCGAGCCCCCACCCGTGCGCGGCGGGCGGCCGGCACGGGCTGTCCTGGCCGACCGACGGCACCACCAAGATCGTCGCCGCGCGCACCGCCGAGTTCATGGCGTCCGCCAAGGCCCTGGGCGTCGACAAGGTCATCAACTTCAAGGTGGTGGACGACGGGTTCTCCAGCACCTCCGCCTACAACAAGCTCGTCGACCGGATCGACGCGAAGGTCAGGGCCCTCGCCGCGCAGTACCCCGGCGCCTCCCACAAGTTCACCGCGGGTTGGCTGGAGCACACCGAGACGCACAAGGCGTGCAGCGACGTCGCCTACCGCCTGATGAACGACGGCACGATCTCCGACGTGCGCTTCAACCACGTCTACGCCTACGAACGCCCCCGGCAGGACCGCGCCGACGGCGCCGCCTACGTGCTGGACATCCCCGCCGCGCACATGAAGACCAAGCGCAAGGCGATGTACGCCTACAACACCTGGGACCCGAGCCGGAACCTGTACGCGCTCGGCTACCACAGCGTCCCGGAACTGCTTGAGGCCGCGCACGCCGACCCGCGCGAGTTCGTCCACACCCTGCCCTCCGGCTACCGGCCGGGCAAGGGCAACTGA